A region of the Litchfieldia alkalitelluris genome:
ATGGTTAACGCCCCCATCTGCCGGGCAATATCTGCGACTTCAGGTGCGGCCCCAGTTCCTGTTCCACCACCCATTCCAGCAGTGATAAATACCATATCTGCTCCCTGCAGGACATCTTCAATTTCTTGTTTACTCTCCTCGACCGCCTTTTTACCTATTTCAGGGTTGGCCCCTGCACCTAACCCCCTAGTTAATGAAGCTCCAATTTGAATTGTCTTTTCCGCCTTCGATAGATTAAGAGCTTGTCCATCTGTATTGATCGCAATGAACTCGACCCCCTCTACACCATCTTCAATCATTCGGTTTATGGCATTATTCCCACCTCCACCAACTCCAACAACCTTAATCCTAGCTAACTGATCTATATCTTGATAGAATTCAAACATTTAATTACCTCCTAAATTAACAACACTTTTAGAACCTTCTATATAAGATTCGCATTTTCATCTCTATTTTTGTTAGTTTCTTGGAATTTGTTACTTAATTGGATTAGTAGTCATTTCACTGTTACATTCAAACAGTAATTGTAACATTTACACTATACATGTAATGGTAAGTTCACAACTTATTGAACAATATGTGAAAGTATTCACATATATATTGTGAATACTTTCACATGGTTATATAATTCAGACATAGAGATAAATAAAAAATAAAAGTTACTAAGGAGAGGATCAAGATGATCAACACTTTTATAAGAGAAAACACTATTGCAGCAGGGATTTTAGCAGTAATAAGAGTGTACCTAGGTTGGAGCTGGATGACAGCAGGTTGGGGTAAGATCACAGGTGGTGGCTTTGATGCTGCTGGATATTTAAATGGAGCGCTAGCAAACCCCGTCGCTGATAAAGCAACAGGTGCAGCCGTTTATCCAACATATAATGCATTCATTGAAGGGGTGGCCTTACCAAACGTCGGAATGATTAACTTCTTAATTCCATGGGGAGAGTTCTTAGTAGGTTTAGGGTTAATCCTAGGATGTTTAACAACAGCGGCTATGTTCTTTGGTCTTATGATGAACTTTATGTTCATGTTTGCAGGAACAGTGAGCACAAACCCATTTATGATTTTAATCGGTGTTATTATTTTAGCAGCTGGTGCAAATGCAGGAAAATATGGAGCTGATTATTATGTACTTCCATATTTAAGAAAAGTAACAAAACTTGGAGTTAATAGAGGAACTACTACAGACGTTGCTTGACCTCTCTATTGCGCCAGACTCCCTCATTGCAAATGGTAATGAGGATGGGGACTTTTTGAGAGATAACTAATATATATAATTATTCCAAACGCCGAACTGAAATCTTCGGCGTTTTTTATTTTGTTCATTCTAAAAAATGCTTGGTATAGGAATTCCACTCTCACTGCAACTCACGCGCACGATACCTTGGAAATCATAAATCCTCCTCGTTGAAAGAGCCTGTAAGAACTTCTCTGCACCGTTTATATGTTTCTTTAAATATGAGTTAAATTGGATTACATAAGAGTGTTGCATTCCTAAGTTCAGACAGCTTCAGAGTCAGATGCGGAAAGTTGACTGAACCAAGCAAACTTCGGACAGCTTTAGGGCTCAGACAGAAAGAGCTATCTGAACTTAAACTAACTTCGGATTCTTCAAGCTCCAGACAGGGAAAGCTGTCCGAACACAAGCCGACTTCGGACAGCTTTAGGACTCAGACAGAGAAAACCGTCCGAACACAAGCTAACTTCGGACAGCTTCAGCACTCAAACGGAGAAAGCTGTCCGAACACAAGCCAACTTCGGACACCTTCAGCCTCCTTACAGAGAAAACTGTCCGAACACAAGCCAACTTTGGACACCTTCTGCGCTCAAACGGAGAAAGCTGTCTGAACACAAGGCCACTTCGG
Encoded here:
- a CDS encoding DoxX family membrane protein is translated as MINTFIRENTIAAGILAVIRVYLGWSWMTAGWGKITGGGFDAAGYLNGALANPVADKATGAAVYPTYNAFIEGVALPNVGMINFLIPWGEFLVGLGLILGCLTTAAMFFGLMMNFMFMFAGTVSTNPFMILIGVIILAAGANAGKYGADYYVLPYLRKVTKLGVNRGTTTDVA